The proteins below are encoded in one region of Planctopirus limnophila DSM 3776:
- a CDS encoding glycosyltransferase family 2 protein, protein MVKPAIFEKHRVLTALPVYNEARHVHEVLSVVRKYSDDILVVNDGSTDGTAEVLAEFAGINVVHHSKNQGYGAGLRTAFDYALAHHYDALVTIDCDGQHEPRLIPELVAALYPASGDAVEIVSGSRYLQRFPGDSLPPVDRRRINMEITAYLNEILHWNLTDTFCGFKAYRVPSLKKFQITDLGYAMPLQLWVQAAAAGMKIVEFPVPLVYLEEERSFGGSLDDSVRRKAHYEAVIRQALIETGLFETGVSDHQQIVLNQI, encoded by the coding sequence ATGGTGAAGCCAGCAATTTTCGAGAAACACCGCGTGTTGACCGCACTCCCGGTCTACAACGAAGCCAGGCACGTTCACGAGGTGCTCTCTGTCGTTCGAAAGTACAGCGATGACATTCTCGTGGTGAACGATGGCTCAACGGATGGAACTGCCGAGGTTCTTGCCGAGTTTGCCGGGATTAACGTCGTTCACCACTCGAAGAATCAGGGCTATGGAGCCGGTTTGCGAACGGCTTTCGATTATGCCTTGGCTCACCATTATGATGCCCTGGTAACCATTGATTGTGACGGGCAGCATGAACCTCGTTTGATTCCAGAACTGGTTGCTGCGCTTTATCCCGCGAGTGGAGACGCCGTCGAAATTGTTTCCGGGAGTCGGTATCTGCAGAGATTCCCAGGTGATAGCCTTCCTCCCGTTGATCGCCGGCGGATCAACATGGAGATCACTGCGTACCTGAATGAAATTCTCCATTGGAATCTGACAGACACATTCTGCGGCTTTAAAGCTTACCGAGTTCCTTCGCTGAAGAAGTTTCAAATCACGGATCTCGGGTATGCCATGCCCCTGCAGCTCTGGGTTCAGGCTGCCGCTGCTGGAATGAAGATTGTGGAGTTTCCAGTACCTTTAGTGTACCTCGAAGAAGAGCGTTCGTTTGGTGGATCTTTGGATGACTCCGTCCGCAGGAAAGCTCATTATGAGGCAGTGATTCGTCAGGCGCTGATCGAGACGGGACTGTTTGAAACGGGTGTCAGTGATCATCAGCAGATCGTTTTGAATCAGATCTGA
- the glmM gene encoding phosphoglucosamine mutase yields MGERILSISGLRGVVGDGLDPEYVVRFAAALGTWLKGGHVVLSRDGRTTGEMLRHAAIAGLTAAGCRVTDLGIATTPTCGVAVQQLGAAGGLQITASHNPIEWNGLKPFSARGSVLNATQGKELLEILEKQGPTYRSWETVGSVVEDPSAAMFHLSRVNALIDLPVVQARKFKVVLDCTHGSGSILSPEWLRTLGCEVVVLGGVADGRFEHPAEPLRENLTSLMDAVRAHHADVGFAQDPDADRLAIVDETGHYIGEELTLALCVDHVLSRAKGAVVVNGSTSRTTADIAARYGCEFIRSAVGEANVVARMIEVHALIGGEGNGGVIEPKVGYVRDSLVSMAYVLHALALKKCRLSEWVSTLPSYTIVKDKITCGRESVQPACDRLKEIFSDASIVEGDGLRLDWPDRWVQVRASNTEPIIRMIAEAPQAADAQQLVDRAKSVVAQIVNG; encoded by the coding sequence ATGGGAGAACGGATTCTCAGTATTTCGGGCCTGCGTGGAGTCGTAGGTGATGGGCTTGATCCCGAGTATGTTGTTCGCTTTGCTGCGGCTTTGGGAACATGGCTCAAAGGTGGGCATGTGGTGCTTTCCCGAGATGGTCGAACCACAGGCGAAATGCTGCGGCATGCGGCCATTGCCGGGTTGACGGCTGCCGGTTGCCGAGTCACGGATCTGGGAATTGCGACTACTCCCACTTGTGGAGTCGCTGTTCAGCAACTGGGGGCCGCTGGTGGCTTACAGATCACCGCCAGTCATAATCCGATTGAATGGAATGGATTGAAGCCCTTTTCGGCGCGTGGTTCCGTACTCAATGCCACTCAAGGAAAGGAACTTCTGGAGATTCTTGAAAAGCAGGGCCCGACTTATCGGTCGTGGGAAACAGTGGGGTCTGTCGTCGAAGATCCTTCAGCCGCCATGTTTCACTTGAGCAGGGTGAATGCACTGATTGATCTGCCCGTGGTTCAAGCCCGGAAGTTCAAAGTGGTGCTCGATTGCACTCACGGTTCGGGCTCGATCCTCTCACCCGAGTGGCTGAGAACGCTCGGCTGCGAAGTCGTCGTATTAGGAGGAGTGGCTGATGGCCGGTTTGAACATCCGGCTGAACCATTGCGGGAAAATCTCACATCACTCATGGATGCTGTTCGAGCACATCATGCGGATGTCGGGTTTGCTCAGGATCCTGATGCCGATCGACTGGCGATTGTCGATGAAACAGGCCATTACATCGGTGAAGAGTTGACTCTGGCCCTATGTGTCGATCATGTCCTATCCCGAGCCAAAGGGGCGGTGGTGGTCAATGGTTCGACCAGCAGGACGACAGCCGATATTGCGGCCCGGTATGGCTGCGAGTTCATTCGATCGGCTGTGGGCGAAGCGAATGTGGTTGCTCGCATGATCGAAGTCCACGCGCTGATTGGAGGCGAAGGGAACGGCGGTGTAATCGAGCCGAAGGTAGGCTATGTTCGCGATAGCCTGGTCAGTATGGCTTACGTGCTTCATGCGCTGGCGCTGAAAAAGTGCCGGCTTTCCGAGTGGGTCAGCACCCTTCCCAGTTACACGATTGTGAAAGACAAGATCACCTGCGGTCGCGAATCTGTGCAACCAGCATGTGACCGTCTTAAGGAAATCTTTTCCGACGCATCGATTGTTGAGGGCGACGGCTTGAGGCTCGATTGGCCCGATCGCTGGGTGCAGGTGCGTGCCAGCAATACCGAGCCCATCATCCGGATGATTGCTGAAGCTCCCCAGGCTGCCGATGCTCAACAGTTAGTCGATCGGGCCAAGTCTGTCGTGGCACAAATCGTCAATGGTTAA
- a CDS encoding FHA domain-containing protein has product MSLVNEIAVKIHLVDPGDGRTLQTWSFESPRITIGRDPQQDVSLSDPYVSRTHAELVRAGSVWQLFSRGRNGILVNGKSITEIRLEPGMTFRLGANGPQFRFDQAQEVTAQATLSFDPESIIVLSFDREAVKGEAENVASTDYFQKLNEKAKELRARRQGKQASSGSS; this is encoded by the coding sequence GTGTCTTTGGTCAATGAAATTGCTGTAAAGATCCATCTGGTTGATCCCGGTGACGGTCGAACTTTGCAAACCTGGTCGTTTGAATCGCCTCGCATCACCATCGGGCGTGATCCGCAGCAGGACGTTTCATTGTCTGATCCTTATGTCTCCCGCACGCATGCGGAGCTTGTTCGTGCCGGGAGTGTCTGGCAGCTCTTTTCCAGAGGTCGTAACGGCATCCTGGTGAATGGCAAAAGCATCACTGAGATTCGTCTCGAACCCGGGATGACATTTCGGCTGGGTGCTAATGGCCCGCAATTCCGCTTTGATCAGGCGCAGGAAGTGACCGCTCAAGCCACACTCAGCTTTGATCCCGAGTCGATTATCGTGCTCTCTTTTGATCGTGAGGCGGTGAAAGGTGAAGCCGAGAATGTGGCATCCACAGATTATTTTCAGAAATTGAACGAAAAGGCCAAGGAACTGCGAGCCCGCCGACAAGGCAAGCAGGCATCCTCCGGCAGTTCATGA
- a CDS encoding MinD/ParA family ATP-binding protein — translation MAKIISTHSFRGGTGKSNTTANLATLIAKAGYRVGVIDTDIQSPGIHVVFQFDQKKAKYALNDYLWGRCSIHDAAYDITEQCIGNVVPGALRPRLYIIPSSLNSGEIARILREGYDVAKLNDGLQELISTLDLDYLLIDTHPGVNEETLLSIAISDVLVLILRPDNQDFQGTAVTVELARRLDIPELLVVVNKVPEGVDENLIIEQVENGYQAEVAVMLPLNNEMSRLGSCGLFTNQYPNHPFTQGLKTLAERIIKSQK, via the coding sequence TTGGCAAAGATTATTTCGACACATTCCTTCCGCGGAGGCACTGGCAAATCGAACACCACAGCGAACCTGGCCACGTTGATTGCCAAAGCAGGGTATCGGGTGGGTGTGATTGATACGGATATTCAATCGCCGGGAATTCACGTCGTCTTTCAGTTCGACCAGAAGAAGGCCAAATACGCTCTGAATGACTATCTCTGGGGACGCTGTAGTATTCATGATGCTGCCTACGATATCACCGAGCAATGTATTGGAAATGTCGTTCCCGGCGCGCTTCGGCCAAGGCTTTATATCATTCCGTCGAGCCTCAACAGTGGTGAGATTGCCCGCATCTTGAGAGAAGGTTACGACGTCGCCAAATTAAATGACGGATTACAGGAACTGATTTCAACTCTTGATCTGGACTACCTGCTCATTGATACCCACCCGGGTGTGAATGAAGAGACCTTATTGTCGATTGCTATCTCGGATGTGCTGGTACTTATCCTTCGGCCTGATAATCAGGATTTTCAAGGAACAGCAGTGACTGTTGAGCTCGCTCGGCGTCTGGATATCCCTGAACTGCTCGTCGTTGTGAATAAAGTTCCTGAAGGTGTCGATGAGAATCTGATTATCGAGCAGGTGGAGAATGGCTATCAGGCCGAGGTGGCTGTCATGCTGCCACTGAATAACGAAATGTCGCGTCTGGGAAGCTGTGGTCTGTTTACCAATCAGTATCCTAATCACCCATTTACTCAAGGTTTGAAAACGCTTGCTGAGCGGATCATTAAATCGCAGAAATAA
- the glsA gene encoding glutaminase A — MLLGRMKSAAAPIRDVLKDLHTRLVANYEGRIADYIPELATASPDSFGIALCTTDGQVVEYGDYKTSFTIQSVSKPFMFGLAIGDHGLDHVLSKVGVEPTGEAFNSIVLDEVSNRPYNPMVNSGAIATADLVKGKDYPERVKRMLEMFSRYCGREVFVDNTVFMSERMTGHRNRAMAHLMRNFDMMSEKFEEALELYFQQCSILVNAHDLSVMGATLANGGLNPLTKIRAIESENVKYLLSIMMSCGMYDYAGEWAFRVGIPAKSGVAGGIVAVVPGVLGIGLYSPLLDIKGNSVRGVKACQELSQKFSLHAFESSAAASKILELFSFKKR; from the coding sequence ATGCTGCTGGGGCGGATGAAATCTGCCGCAGCACCGATTCGCGATGTTTTAAAGGATCTTCATACAAGGCTCGTGGCTAACTATGAAGGAAGAATTGCGGACTATATACCAGAGTTGGCGACAGCCAGCCCCGATTCCTTTGGAATCGCACTCTGTACGACGGATGGGCAGGTCGTCGAGTATGGCGACTACAAAACGTCATTTACAATTCAATCTGTCTCGAAACCTTTCATGTTTGGTTTGGCCATTGGAGATCACGGCCTCGATCATGTCTTATCGAAAGTGGGCGTAGAACCAACCGGCGAAGCCTTTAACTCCATTGTGCTCGATGAGGTGTCGAATCGGCCATATAATCCGATGGTTAATTCGGGTGCAATTGCTACGGCTGATCTCGTCAAAGGGAAAGATTACCCGGAGCGCGTTAAACGCATGTTGGAGATGTTCAGTCGGTATTGCGGGCGTGAAGTCTTTGTTGATAACACAGTCTTTATGTCTGAGAGAATGACAGGTCATCGAAATCGGGCGATGGCCCATCTGATGCGAAACTTTGACATGATGAGTGAGAAGTTCGAGGAGGCACTTGAACTTTACTTTCAGCAATGCTCGATTCTCGTGAATGCGCATGATCTCTCAGTGATGGGGGCCACACTGGCCAATGGCGGACTTAATCCATTAACAAAGATCAGGGCCATTGAGAGCGAAAATGTGAAATATCTGCTGAGTATCATGATGTCGTGTGGAATGTATGATTATGCAGGGGAGTGGGCCTTTCGCGTAGGGATTCCTGCCAAGAGCGGTGTGGCGGGTGGGATCGTCGCTGTGGTTCCTGGAGTGCTGGGCATCGGGCTGTATTCACCATTGCTGGATATCAAGGGGAACAGCGTGCGTGGTGTGAAAGCCTGTCAGGAGCTTTCGCAAAAGTTTTCTCTCCATGCCTTTGAGTCATCAGCGGCGGCTTCAAAAATTCTAGAACTCTTCTCATTCAAAAAGCGGTAA
- a CDS encoding 2-phosphosulfolactate phosphatase gives MTRPLFVHLVPQLFDPEQVQGGVVVILDILRASTTIIHALENGAQGVIPVADVEQARVVASRLTPEQVLLGGERDGLLIPGFDLDNNPLAYTRDVVAGKQIVFTTTNGTAALERAKAARQILIGAFVNLSAVVDKVYATTGPVHLVCAGTRGKVTLEDALCAGGIAWKLLEKDQQELFDRTDDQLQLVLDSYRNRTKDSATFRRAMRSSFGGRNCVRLGFDLQIDRAATFDLFKSVPSFDATTGIITI, from the coding sequence ATGACTCGACCACTTTTTGTCCATCTCGTGCCTCAGTTGTTTGATCCTGAGCAGGTTCAAGGGGGTGTCGTAGTCATTCTCGACATCTTACGTGCCTCGACGACGATCATTCATGCTTTAGAGAATGGTGCGCAGGGTGTGATCCCAGTCGCTGACGTCGAGCAGGCTCGCGTAGTGGCTTCCAGATTGACCCCCGAACAGGTTCTGCTGGGCGGAGAACGAGATGGACTGCTGATCCCTGGTTTTGACCTCGATAACAACCCCCTGGCCTATACCCGCGATGTTGTGGCTGGTAAGCAGATTGTCTTCACAACTACTAATGGCACAGCCGCGCTTGAGCGTGCGAAAGCTGCCAGACAGATATTAATCGGAGCCTTTGTGAATTTGTCCGCCGTGGTCGACAAGGTCTATGCGACCACCGGGCCGGTGCATCTTGTCTGTGCCGGAACTCGGGGGAAAGTGACTCTCGAAGATGCCTTGTGTGCCGGTGGAATTGCGTGGAAGCTTTTGGAGAAAGACCAGCAGGAGCTGTTCGACCGTACCGATGACCAGCTTCAACTTGTGCTGGATTCCTATCGCAATCGCACGAAAGATTCCGCCACTTTTCGTAGAGCGATGAGATCCAGTTTTGGTGGCCGTAATTGCGTCCGGCTGGGGTTTGATTTGCAAATCGACCGGGCAGCCACATTCGATCTGTTCAAGAGTGTGCCGAGTTTTGATGCAACAACTGGAATCATAACGATTTAG
- a CDS encoding iron-sulfur cluster assembly scaffold protein, translated as MADRLDELYDDYILDHFESPYHCGKLECPSCAHADKNPLCGDQIKLELKLDGSTIEEAWFQGRGCAISQAGASILCEHIEGKTLEELRDMQGQDMLDLLKVPLTASRQKCGLLAFRVLKTLVYAQDEHKSGLPIHPVTIHPR; from the coding sequence GTGGCGGATCGACTGGATGAGTTGTACGACGACTATATTCTCGATCATTTTGAGTCTCCCTATCATTGTGGGAAACTTGAGTGCCCCAGTTGCGCCCATGCCGATAAAAACCCACTTTGTGGTGATCAAATCAAGCTGGAATTGAAGCTCGATGGATCGACCATCGAAGAGGCGTGGTTTCAGGGACGCGGCTGTGCCATCAGTCAGGCGGGTGCGTCAATTCTATGTGAGCACATCGAGGGGAAAACGCTCGAAGAGCTGCGGGACATGCAAGGTCAGGACATGCTGGACCTGCTGAAGGTTCCTCTGACTGCCAGTCGCCAGAAGTGTGGACTGCTGGCCTTCAGGGTTCTCAAAACTCTCGTTTACGCACAGGATGAACATAAAAGTGGTCTGCCGATTCATCCGGTAACGATCCATCCTCGCTAA
- a CDS encoding aminotransferase class V-fold PLP-dependent enzyme, with protein sequence MSASPTFNEFPLDVQTTNDLSMERIRQIRQDFPILSELVHDNLPLVYLDSAATSQKPKVVVDKLVEAYEKYNSNVHRGIHALGDRMTTEMESAREKIARFIGASTAEQVIFTSGTTMSVNLVAHGWAAKHLRPGDEILLNEMEHHANFVPWQMAAQASGATLRFLPLTADWQLDLSRLDEYINSRTRLVAVAGMSNVTGTIHPVTQLADAAHAVGARIFVDAAQSAAHGLTNVQAGNIDFLAFSGHKLLGPTGLGILYGKSEALEEIQPVFGGGHMIREVTKWGSTWADLPARLEAGTAAFVECAGMGAAIDYLESIGMESIARYEHSLLELAHARISNIKGITIFGPQLSSKGAIISMSHDYIHAHDLADRLDKQGVAIRANHHCTMPLHELFGVAATARASFAFYNTPDEVEKLASAIEKAIEFFQRRPHRRANRSL encoded by the coding sequence ATGTCGGCCTCTCCGACTTTTAATGAGTTCCCCCTAGATGTGCAGACGACAAACGACCTGAGTATGGAACGAATCAGACAGATCCGCCAAGATTTTCCGATTCTCAGTGAACTAGTGCATGACAATCTTCCGCTGGTCTATCTTGACTCGGCAGCCACATCTCAGAAACCAAAGGTCGTGGTTGACAAGCTTGTTGAAGCCTATGAGAAATACAACTCGAATGTTCATCGGGGCATTCACGCCCTGGGCGATCGCATGACGACCGAAATGGAGTCGGCACGCGAAAAGATTGCTCGATTCATCGGTGCTTCAACAGCCGAGCAGGTGATTTTTACCTCCGGGACGACGATGTCTGTCAACCTGGTTGCGCACGGATGGGCAGCGAAGCATCTACGGCCCGGTGATGAGATTCTGCTCAATGAGATGGAGCACCACGCGAACTTTGTTCCCTGGCAAATGGCAGCACAAGCTTCTGGAGCCACTCTGAGGTTTCTCCCTCTCACAGCAGATTGGCAGCTCGATTTGTCTCGGCTGGATGAGTATATCAACAGCCGAACACGGCTTGTCGCCGTGGCGGGGATGTCGAATGTCACTGGCACAATCCATCCAGTTACTCAATTGGCTGATGCCGCTCACGCCGTTGGCGCACGTATCTTTGTCGATGCCGCTCAAAGTGCTGCCCATGGCCTGACCAATGTGCAAGCTGGAAACATCGATTTTCTAGCGTTCTCAGGCCACAAACTTCTCGGGCCCACAGGTCTTGGCATTCTGTACGGGAAGTCTGAGGCCCTTGAAGAGATTCAACCGGTCTTTGGTGGCGGGCACATGATCCGTGAGGTCACAAAGTGGGGTTCAACATGGGCCGATCTTCCGGCACGTCTCGAAGCGGGGACCGCGGCCTTTGTCGAATGTGCAGGGATGGGCGCAGCAATTGACTATCTGGAATCCATCGGTATGGAGTCGATTGCCAGATACGAGCATTCGCTACTTGAGCTAGCGCATGCAAGAATAAGTAATATTAAAGGTATTACGATTTTCGGGCCGCAGTTGTCTAGTAAGGGCGCCATTATCAGCATGTCGCATGATTATATTCATGCCCATGATCTGGCCGACCGTTTGGATAAGCAAGGTGTAGCAATTAGGGCAAATCATCATTGCACGATGCCTTTGCATGAACTCTTTGGTGTGGCTGCGACAGCACGGGCCAGTTTCGCTTTCTATAACACGCCAGATGAAGTGGAAAAACTCGCTTCTGCCATCGAAAAGGCGATTGAATTCTTCCAACGACGACCTCACCGTCGTGCCAATCGATCCCTTTGA
- the purE gene encoding 5-(carboxyamino)imidazole ribonucleotide mutase has translation MQTPPSVPLVGVIMGSRSDWETMRVATEVLMSFGVLFESKIVSAHRTPEWMCEYARSAEERGIKVIIAGAGGAAHLPGMVASQTILPVLGVPVQSKSLQGLDSLLSIVQMPGGIPVGTLAIGEAGARNAALLAIRILAIYDSSLAERLHQFHHEQRTKVLSETLP, from the coding sequence ATGCAGACACCTCCTTCAGTTCCACTGGTTGGCGTGATCATGGGGAGCCGCTCCGATTGGGAAACCATGCGGGTGGCGACAGAAGTGCTCATGAGTTTTGGTGTACTGTTCGAATCGAAGATTGTCTCTGCCCATCGTACTCCGGAGTGGATGTGCGAATATGCCAGGTCAGCCGAGGAACGTGGCATCAAGGTCATCATTGCCGGAGCTGGAGGTGCAGCCCATTTACCCGGGATGGTGGCCAGCCAAACCATATTGCCAGTGCTGGGAGTTCCTGTTCAGAGCAAGTCGCTGCAGGGGCTCGACTCACTGCTTTCCATCGTGCAGATGCCGGGTGGCATCCCTGTTGGAACATTGGCGATTGGCGAAGCGGGCGCACGCAATGCCGCCTTATTGGCAATCCGCATACTGGCCATTTACGATTCTTCGCTGGCAGAACGCCTGCATCAATTCCATCACGAACAGCGGACGAAAGTCCTCTCTGAGACGCTTCCATGA
- a CDS encoding 5-(carboxyamino)imidazole ribonucleotide synthase: MSASPTTTIIQPGSILGVLGSGQLGRMFAIAARRLGYRVHVYSPDDDTPTGQVADLEIQGAYEDLDAVAAFARGVSVVTFEFENVPSATTAAIDQICPVRPGGHVLHTTQHRLREKSFFASRGLPVTPFRAVRSLVDLEQAAVELGLPAVLKTASWGYDGKGQVILRQQSDLPKAWESLKTDEGILEAFIDYQCEASVIVARGLNGEMAIYGPLRNEHHHHILDITTFPSALSEKIEKAAIEVAVQATLALDVVGILCIEFFITKTGDVLINEVAPRPHNSGHLTIDGHVTCQFEQQVRAICGLPLGSSASHGPCAMANLLGDVWVEAKGTPRWEKALANHTIKLHLYGKEAARMGRKMGHLTTVGTSVAEARQAVITARQNLMTKD; encoded by the coding sequence ATGAGTGCATCGCCGACGACGACAATCATTCAGCCGGGCTCTATCCTGGGAGTCCTCGGCAGCGGGCAACTCGGACGAATGTTTGCCATCGCTGCTCGTCGGCTGGGTTATCGAGTGCATGTCTACTCTCCCGATGATGACACGCCGACTGGCCAGGTGGCTGATCTGGAAATTCAAGGAGCTTACGAAGATCTCGACGCGGTCGCTGCGTTCGCGCGTGGTGTTTCGGTGGTCACGTTTGAGTTTGAAAATGTTCCATCGGCTACGACGGCTGCCATTGACCAGATCTGTCCAGTCAGACCCGGTGGCCATGTCCTGCACACCACCCAGCATCGCCTGAGGGAGAAATCGTTCTTTGCCTCACGCGGGTTGCCAGTCACGCCTTTTCGAGCAGTTCGTTCTTTAGTGGATCTGGAACAAGCGGCTGTTGAACTGGGGCTACCAGCGGTTCTGAAGACTGCATCATGGGGTTACGATGGTAAAGGGCAGGTGATTCTGCGACAGCAATCCGATTTGCCCAAAGCCTGGGAATCGCTGAAGACTGACGAAGGGATTCTCGAAGCGTTTATCGATTACCAATGTGAAGCCTCTGTCATCGTCGCCCGAGGACTCAATGGTGAAATGGCCATTTATGGCCCGCTACGAAACGAGCACCATCATCACATCCTGGATATCACCACTTTCCCTTCGGCTCTCTCGGAAAAGATCGAAAAGGCCGCGATTGAGGTGGCCGTGCAGGCGACTCTGGCTCTGGATGTCGTTGGAATTCTTTGTATTGAATTTTTCATCACCAAGACGGGTGATGTGTTAATTAATGAGGTGGCACCCAGGCCGCATAACTCGGGTCATTTAACCATCGACGGGCATGTGACGTGCCAGTTTGAACAACAGGTGCGGGCCATTTGTGGTCTCCCTCTGGGGTCGAGTGCATCGCACGGCCCGTGTGCCATGGCGAATCTGCTGGGTGATGTCTGGGTCGAGGCCAAGGGAACCCCTCGCTGGGAAAAAGCTCTGGCTAACCACACCATCAAGCTGCATCTTTACGGCAAAGAAGCAGCTCGAATGGGCCGCAAAATGGGCCATCTCACGACTGTAGGTACTTCCGTTGCCGAAGCTCGGCAAGCTGTCATCACAGCCCGGCAGAATCTGATGACAAAAGATTGA